One genomic window of Borreliella garinii includes the following:
- the acpP gene encoding acyl carrier protein translates to MDNDEIFSKVRSIISEQLDKKEDEITIDSRFVEDLNADSLDIYELLYLLEEAFDDKIPENEANEFETVGDVVNFIKKRKG, encoded by the coding sequence ATGGATAATGATGAAATTTTTAGTAAGGTTAGGTCTATTATATCTGAACAACTTGATAAAAAAGAAGATGAAATTACTATAGATTCTAGATTTGTTGAGGATCTTAATGCAGATAGTCTTGATATTTATGAGCTTTTATATTTACTTGAAGAGGCTTTTGATGATAAGATTCCAGAGAACGAAGCCAATGAATTTGAGACAGTAGGTGATGTTGTTAATTTTATTAAAAAGAGAAAAGGTTGA
- the rplS gene encoding 50S ribosomal protein L19 has product MDLIRKIEAQNKKSEAFIFNVGDTVRVIYKIIEGSNERLQSFEGIVISFQNKGIGKTFLVRKISSGIGVEKIFPVYSPIIEKVEVLRRGKVRRAKLYYMRNRIGKAAMKIKERLNIKKVKH; this is encoded by the coding sequence ATGGATTTGATAAGAAAAATTGAAGCCCAGAATAAGAAAAGCGAGGCTTTTATCTTTAATGTGGGGGATACTGTAAGGGTTATTTATAAAATTATTGAAGGTAGTAATGAAAGGTTACAGAGTTTTGAAGGAATTGTTATTTCTTTTCAAAATAAGGGGATTGGCAAAACATTTTTGGTTAGAAAAATTTCTTCAGGAATAGGCGTTGAAAAAATTTTTCCAGTATATTCTCCTATTATAGAAAAAGTTGAAGTTTTAAGAAGGGGAAAGGTTAGAAGGGCAAAGCTTTATTATATGAGAAATAGAATTGGTAAAGCTGCTATGAAGATAAAGGAGCGTCTTAATATTAAAAAAGTTAAGCATTAG
- the trmD gene encoding tRNA (guanosine(37)-N1)-methyltransferase TrmD, protein MKFTVISLFPAIIKPFFENSIMKKAIDKGIVSFELIDVRDFSKDKHKRCDDLPYGGGAGMVLKAEPMYFALEHVEATKKTTIFLSPSGIKYTQELAYSLSKKEEIVIICGRYEGIDQRIIDLYVDFEISIGDYVLSSGEIAALVLIDSVYRLLDGVINPNSLLEESFGMKNGLLEYPHYTRPYNFMGIKVPEVLVSGHHENIKNWRLFKAREKTKKNRYDLYLKYLEIIGEDNGFDKKN, encoded by the coding sequence ATGAAATTTACAGTTATATCTCTTTTCCCAGCAATAATTAAACCATTTTTTGAAAATTCAATAATGAAAAAAGCTATTGACAAGGGAATAGTAAGTTTTGAGCTTATTGATGTTAGAGATTTTTCAAAAGATAAGCATAAAAGATGTGACGATTTGCCTTACGGAGGCGGTGCTGGGATGGTGTTAAAAGCTGAGCCCATGTATTTTGCTCTTGAGCATGTCGAAGCTACTAAGAAAACAACAATATTTTTAAGTCCTTCTGGTATAAAGTATACTCAAGAACTGGCATATTCCTTGTCAAAAAAAGAAGAAATTGTTATAATTTGTGGAAGATATGAAGGAATTGATCAACGTATTATAGATTTGTATGTTGATTTTGAGATTTCTATTGGAGATTATGTTCTATCTTCAGGAGAGATTGCAGCTCTTGTTTTAATAGATAGTGTATATAGGTTGCTAGATGGAGTAATAAATCCTAATTCTTTATTAGAAGAATCATTTGGGATGAAAAATGGGTTACTTGAATATCCTCATTACACCAGACCTTATAATTTTATGGGGATAAAGGTTCCAGAAGTTCTTGTTTCAGGGCATCATGAAAATATAAAGAATTGGAGACTTTTTAAAGCTAGAGAAAAAACTAAGAAAAATAGATATGATTTATACCTTAAATATTTAGAGATAATAGGAGAAGATAATGGATTTGATAAGAAAAATTGA
- the rpmF gene encoding 50S ribosomal protein L32, which yields MAVPKFKPSKSRSRTRRSINMRKKIPQFQECSNCGNLGVRHRICLKCGYYRNNQYLEIGL from the coding sequence ATGGCTGTTCCAAAATTTAAGCCTTCAAAATCTAGGAGTAGAACAAGGCGTAGTATAAATATGAGAAAAAAAATTCCACAATTTCAAGAATGCTCTAATTGTGGTAATCTTGGGGTGAGGCACAGAATTTGTTTAAAGTGTGGATATTATAGAAATAACCAATATCTAGAAATAGGTTTGTAA
- the rnc gene encoding ribonuclease III, whose amino-acid sequence MKKKSSDFCFGSERKAQLGEFLENLSIDFNNFDLLNTALSHSSYSNELDQKADNNERLEFLGDSVLNLIITDHLYKTYPNKSEGELSKARSYIVSEDSLSSIAREIDLGSYILLGRGEESNDGRNKKGILADAIEAFVGAIYLDSGFSMATEFVVGLFDMYIRLMFNRGDFKDYKSLLQEYVQKKYKISPSYKLDKEIGPDHDKVFCVELYVGEKFISNGKGKSKKEAEMRAAEVALKAMEDINL is encoded by the coding sequence ATGAAAAAAAAATCTTCCGATTTTTGTTTTGGCAGTGAAAGGAAAGCACAATTAGGTGAATTCTTGGAAAATTTGAGCATTGATTTTAATAATTTTGATTTACTAAATACGGCATTGAGCCACTCATCTTATTCTAATGAGTTAGATCAGAAAGCTGACAATAATGAGAGATTAGAATTTTTAGGAGATTCTGTGCTTAATTTGATTATCACAGATCATCTTTATAAAACTTATCCAAATAAAAGTGAAGGAGAGCTTAGCAAGGCCAGATCTTATATTGTTAGTGAAGACTCCCTATCTAGTATTGCTAGAGAGATTGATCTTGGTTCTTATATTTTACTTGGCAGAGGGGAGGAGAGCAATGATGGTCGCAACAAAAAAGGCATTCTTGCAGATGCTATTGAAGCTTTTGTAGGCGCTATTTATCTTGATAGTGGGTTTTCAATGGCAACAGAATTTGTGGTTGGACTTTTTGACATGTATATAAGATTAATGTTTAATAGAGGTGATTTTAAAGATTATAAGAGTTTGTTACAAGAGTATGTTCAAAAGAAATATAAAATCTCACCAAGTTATAAGCTAGACAAGGAAATAGGTCCAGATCATGATAAAGTTTTTTGCGTGGAGCTTTATGTTGGAGAAAAATTTATATCAAATGGAAAGGGCAAATCTAAAAAAGAAGCCGAAATGAGAGCTGCTGAAGTGGCTTTAAAAGCTATGGAAGATATTAATCTTTAG
- the fusA gene encoding elongation factor G: protein MNIRNIGIMAHIDAGKTTTTERIIYYTGKSHKIGDVDSGNTITDWMPQEQERGITISSAAITCHWKDCQINIIDTPGHVDFTAEVERSLRVLDGGVVIFSAVDGIQAQTETVWKQSEKYEIPRLAYINKMDRLGANFFKVVEDIENKFKTIPLILQIPIGNESNFEGVVDIILNKELHFVMENGIPKLTYSPIREEFVEKVVFFKKKLIDVLSQFSEEITQLFLEDKEISLDIIKSEIRRGTISRFIIPVLMGTSLKNIGIEPLIDSIVDYLPSPFEKNFSAFSLDANKKILVNPNENKKLSALVFKVQYSSVIAAHLYFVRVYSGEINSSKKIFNASNGKREKFTKIFRVFSNKNEQIDCVKTGDIGAVLGLKFSFTGDTLVEENNNVLLESVTFPEPVVLMSVEPERSSDEVRLREIFGIISKEDPTFSYYESKETGQLIISGMGELHLEIVLTRIKDEFNLNVYTGKPQVSYRESAGKIVKEVFEFNNIFAGKNIDFKIGMSIKPLPRGEGNKIDFECVINPAIKSAILRGITTAFVSGVFGHPIIDINVGIFSIVSEASKISESAFESISGFAFHSIFQKSDPIKLEPIMLLEIRTPIEHTGEIISKLNVIGGVIHSVNNIGEYDLIKSEAAFEKLFGYASILRSSTKGRGSFTMEFSYFKEKVD from the coding sequence ATGAATATTAGAAATATTGGAATTATGGCTCATATTGATGCTGGAAAAACTACTACTACAGAAAGAATTATTTATTATACTGGCAAAAGTCATAAAATAGGAGATGTGGATTCTGGAAATACTATTACTGACTGGATGCCTCAAGAGCAAGAAAGAGGAATTACTATTAGTTCAGCTGCTATTACTTGTCATTGGAAAGATTGCCAAATAAATATTATTGATACTCCAGGACATGTTGATTTCACAGCAGAAGTTGAAAGATCCCTTCGAGTTCTTGATGGGGGTGTTGTTATTTTTAGCGCTGTTGATGGAATTCAAGCTCAAACAGAAACTGTTTGGAAACAGTCGGAAAAATATGAAATTCCTAGACTTGCTTATATTAACAAGATGGATAGATTGGGCGCTAATTTTTTTAAAGTTGTAGAGGATATTGAAAACAAGTTTAAAACTATTCCTTTAATTTTGCAAATTCCAATTGGAAATGAAAGTAATTTTGAAGGAGTAGTTGATATTATTTTAAACAAAGAGCTTCATTTTGTAATGGAAAATGGAATTCCAAAATTAACTTATAGCCCTATTAGAGAAGAATTTGTTGAAAAAGTGGTCTTTTTTAAGAAAAAACTAATAGATGTTCTTAGTCAATTTAGTGAAGAGATTACTCAATTATTTCTTGAAGATAAAGAGATTAGTTTAGATATTATTAAAAGTGAGATCAGAAGAGGTACTATTTCTAGATTCATTATTCCTGTTTTAATGGGAACTAGTTTAAAAAATATTGGAATAGAACCTTTAATTGATTCGATTGTAGATTACTTGCCAAGTCCTTTTGAAAAAAACTTCAGTGCTTTTTCTTTAGATGCAAATAAAAAAATTTTAGTTAATCCTAATGAAAATAAAAAATTGTCAGCGCTTGTTTTTAAAGTTCAATATTCAAGCGTAATTGCTGCACATCTTTATTTTGTTAGAGTTTATTCTGGCGAGATTAATTCTAGTAAAAAAATTTTTAATGCTTCAAATGGTAAGCGTGAGAAGTTTACAAAAATTTTTAGAGTTTTTTCAAATAAAAATGAACAAATAGATTGTGTAAAAACAGGGGATATTGGTGCTGTTTTGGGATTAAAGTTTTCTTTCACAGGAGATACTCTTGTTGAAGAAAACAATAATGTTTTACTTGAATCTGTTACGTTTCCAGAGCCAGTTGTTTTAATGTCTGTTGAGCCTGAAAGATCATCAGATGAAGTTAGACTAAGGGAAATTTTTGGAATAATATCTAAAGAAGATCCTACTTTTAGTTATTATGAAAGCAAAGAAACAGGGCAATTAATTATATCTGGAATGGGCGAATTACATCTTGAGATTGTTTTGACAAGAATTAAAGATGAATTTAATCTTAATGTTTATACAGGAAAACCTCAAGTAAGTTATAGAGAGAGTGCAGGTAAAATTGTAAAAGAAGTTTTTGAGTTTAATAATATTTTTGCTGGCAAAAATATTGATTTTAAAATTGGAATGAGCATTAAACCTTTGCCGCGGGGGGAAGGAAATAAAATCGATTTTGAATGTGTCATTAACCCTGCAATTAAGTCTGCAATATTAAGGGGAATTACAACCGCATTTGTAAGTGGAGTTTTTGGGCACCCTATTATTGATATTAATGTTGGCATTTTTTCTATTGTTTCTGAGGCTAGTAAGATTAGCGAAAGCGCTTTCGAATCAATTTCAGGATTTGCCTTTCATAGTATTTTTCAAAAATCGGATCCTATTAAACTTGAACCAATAATGTTATTAGAAATTAGAACGCCTATTGAGCATACCGGAGAAATTATTTCTAAATTAAATGTTATAGGCGGTGTTATTCATTCAGTTAACAATATTGGGGAGTATGATTTAATAAAATCGGAGGCGGCTTTTGAAAAACTTTTTGGGTATGCTTCTATTTTAAGAAGTTCTACTAAAGGGAGAGGTAGTTTTACTATGGAATTTTCTTATTTTAAGGAAAAAGTAGATTAA
- the rimM gene encoding ribosome maturation factor RimM (Essential for efficient processing of 16S rRNA): protein MFIKGVILSSYGVNGYARVKSISNNFCDFINLKDNKVLLKKSNGFTIEVKVVDVNIKGNSLYLKFEGINTPESVKSLIGFELWVDDSLASSLKEGEYYLGKLIGYTIVNDNIRLGEVVSFFEYLNRVFLEVKVGIKFFFIPFLSIYIGDIDAREKTIELKVLDLLR from the coding sequence ATGTTTATTAAAGGCGTAATATTATCGTCTTATGGAGTTAATGGGTATGCTAGGGTTAAAAGCATATCCAATAATTTTTGTGATTTTATTAACCTAAAAGACAATAAAGTACTCCTAAAAAAAAGCAATGGCTTTACCATTGAAGTTAAAGTTGTAGATGTTAATATAAAGGGCAATTCTTTGTATTTGAAGTTTGAAGGGATTAATACTCCAGAATCAGTTAAGTCTTTGATTGGTTTTGAATTATGGGTTGATGATTCGCTTGCATCGAGTTTGAAAGAAGGCGAATATTATTTGGGCAAATTGATTGGCTATACCATTGTTAACGACAATATAAGGTTAGGAGAGGTTGTATCTTTTTTTGAATATTTAAATAGAGTATTTCTTGAGGTCAAAGTGGGTATTAAATTTTTTTTTATTCCCTTTTTAAGCATTTATATTGGAGATATAGATGCAAGAGAAAAAACAATTGAGCTTAAGGTTTTAGATCTTTTAAGATGA
- the coaD gene encoding pantetheine-phosphate adenylyltransferase translates to MKVAVFPGSFDPITWGHIDLIKRSLAIFDKVVVLVAKNKSKKYLLSDVERFSLTKDVISSLNFLNVFVDRYSGFIVDYALINSIKFIVRGIRAFNDFDIEFERYLVNNKLNFKIDTIFLPSSAEHLYVRSDFVKELMMKKDIDLSHFVPELVFNRLKSKFIDK, encoded by the coding sequence ATGAAGGTGGCAGTTTTTCCAGGATCTTTTGATCCAATTACCTGGGGTCATATTGATTTAATTAAAAGATCATTGGCTATTTTTGACAAAGTTGTTGTTTTAGTAGCTAAAAATAAATCAAAAAAATATTTGCTAAGTGATGTTGAGAGGTTTAGTCTTACAAAAGATGTAATTTCGTCTTTAAATTTTTTAAATGTATTTGTAGATAGGTATAGCGGGTTTATTGTTGATTATGCACTAATTAATTCTATTAAATTTATTGTTAGGGGAATTAGGGCTTTTAATGATTTTGATATAGAGTTTGAGAGATATCTTGTTAATAACAAGTTAAATTTTAAAATCGATACTATATTTTTGCCAAGTAGTGCAGAGCATTTATATGTAAGGTCAGATTTTGTCAAGGAATTGATGATGAAAAAGGATATTGATCTTTCTCATTTTGTTCCAGAATTGGTATTCAATAGATTGAAATCTAAGTTTATTGACAAATGA
- a CDS encoding Dps family protein: MEKNLSYIKKDDLEEIHLKLQELLASLHIFYSNLRGIHWNIKDTNFFVIHKKTQDLYEYIEKIIDIVAERSRMLGYDSEFRYSEFIKKSFIKELDIESTSDFLLSMQSIVCSLAEILKNIFEMRKLIDTACDYGTANIMDDIMSDLEKHLWMHKALLENCDCLCHDEHKCCECDIK, translated from the coding sequence ATGGAAAAGAATTTGAGTTATATAAAAAAGGATGATTTAGAAGAAATACACTTAAAATTACAAGAACTCTTAGCAAGTTTGCATATTTTTTATTCTAATTTGAGAGGTATTCATTGGAATATAAAAGATACCAATTTCTTTGTTATTCACAAGAAAACCCAAGATCTTTATGAATATATTGAAAAGATTATTGATATTGTTGCAGAGCGTTCAAGAATGCTTGGATATGATTCTGAATTTAGATATTCTGAGTTTATAAAAAAATCCTTTATTAAGGAGCTTGATATTGAGTCAACTTCTGATTTTTTACTTTCAATGCAAAGCATTGTTTGCAGTCTTGCCGAGATTTTGAAAAATATTTTTGAAATGAGGAAATTGATTGATACTGCTTGTGATTATGGTACTGCTAATATTATGGACGACATAATGAGTGATCTTGAAAAGCATTTATGGATGCATAAGGCATTGCTTGAAAATTGTGATTGTCTTTGTCATGATGAACACAAATGTTGCGAGTGCGATATAAAATAA
- the ffh gene encoding signal recognition particle protein produces the protein MLESLGSNFKNFINYLSGKSTINDKNISEAIEIIKNSLVDADVNLRVVRRFLNSIIEESKGVKVLRGIDPKYQFIKIVNDNLVKFLGGKSYELSLHPVNKQSYILVLGLQGSGKTTTCAKLSLRLKKENRKVLLVAADTFRAAAVEQLKILGNQIGVPVFSLAGEKDPIKIVKASMKFAESEFFDSVIVDTRGRLEVESLLVEEIKKIKDILKPTETILVVDSMMGQVAVNIAKEFNENVGLTGAIFSKFDSDTRGGAVLSFKSICAVPIKFIGVGERVEDLDSFCPERIASRILGMGDVVSLVEKVQSVVDKEEAIKLEEKINKASFNFEDYLSQFRRMRQIGGISNFVSFLPGVSKSMLNINNLTEESFNKEEAIILSMTKKERINPVILNNPSRKKRIALGSGTTIFDVNKLIKKFSQTTLMMKKMKNKDFQNKIASLLGK, from the coding sequence ATGCTTGAAAGTTTGGGGTCAAATTTTAAAAATTTTATAAACTATCTTTCTGGAAAATCTACAATAAATGATAAAAACATCTCAGAGGCTATTGAGATTATTAAGAATTCTTTGGTTGATGCTGATGTTAACTTAAGAGTTGTAAGACGTTTTTTAAATTCTATAATTGAAGAATCCAAGGGAGTAAAAGTTTTAAGAGGCATTGATCCTAAATATCAGTTTATTAAAATTGTCAATGATAATCTTGTTAAATTTTTGGGAGGCAAAAGTTATGAGCTTAGCTTACATCCTGTCAATAAGCAATCTTATATTCTTGTGCTCGGACTTCAAGGTTCTGGCAAAACTACAACATGTGCTAAGCTTTCTTTAAGGCTTAAAAAGGAAAATAGAAAAGTGCTTCTTGTAGCTGCTGACACATTTAGAGCAGCGGCTGTAGAGCAGTTAAAAATATTGGGCAACCAAATAGGTGTTCCAGTGTTTTCACTTGCAGGAGAAAAAGATCCTATTAAAATTGTTAAAGCATCTATGAAGTTTGCCGAGTCTGAGTTTTTTGATTCTGTAATAGTTGATACTAGAGGACGGCTTGAAGTTGAATCTTTGTTAGTTGAAGAGATAAAAAAAATCAAGGATATTCTAAAACCCACAGAAACCATTTTGGTAGTAGACTCTATGATGGGACAAGTTGCGGTAAATATTGCTAAGGAATTCAATGAGAATGTTGGACTTACTGGTGCAATATTCTCTAAATTTGATTCAGATACTAGGGGTGGGGCTGTACTATCGTTCAAAAGTATTTGTGCAGTTCCTATTAAATTTATTGGGGTTGGAGAAAGAGTTGAAGATCTTGATTCCTTTTGCCCGGAAAGAATTGCTTCTAGAATTCTTGGCATGGGGGATGTGGTTAGCCTTGTAGAGAAGGTTCAAAGCGTTGTTGACAAAGAAGAGGCTATTAAGCTTGAGGAAAAAATTAATAAAGCCAGTTTTAATTTTGAAGACTATCTAAGTCAATTTAGGCGCATGAGGCAAATAGGGGGGATTTCTAATTTTGTAAGTTTTTTACCAGGTGTTTCAAAATCAATGTTGAATATTAATAATTTAACCGAAGAAAGTTTTAATAAAGAAGAAGCTATTATTCTTTCTATGACTAAAAAAGAAAGAATAAATCCAGTGATTTTGAACAATCCCTCAAGGAAAAAAAGAATAGCTTTGGGTAGTGGAACAACTATTTTTGATGTTAATAAGCTTATAAAGAAGTTTAGTCAAACAACTTTAATGATGAAAAAAATGAAAAATAAAGATTTTCAAAATAAGATTGCATCCCTTTTAGGGAAATAA
- a CDS encoding KH domain-containing protein has translation MKEYGNEIELIEFIVKSLVDKQDEVKLNVIEGEKSTILELRVSQSDVGKIIGRRGRIARAIRTLLGACAAKTNRRVQLEILD, from the coding sequence ATGAAAGAGTATGGGAATGAGATTGAACTTATAGAGTTTATAGTAAAGTCTCTTGTAGACAAACAAGATGAAGTAAAGTTAAATGTAATTGAGGGGGAAAAATCAACTATTTTAGAATTAAGGGTTTCTCAAAGCGATGTAGGAAAAATAATCGGAAGACGAGGGCGTATTGCGCGAGCTATTAGAACTTTGCTTGGAGCTTGTGCTGCTAAAACCAATAGGCGAGTGCAATTGGAAATTTTAGATTGA
- a CDS encoding CCA tRNA nucleotidyltransferase, whose protein sequence is MNLGKNNKNIIKIGKIFKKNNYEFYLVGGALRDLLLNKQPCDFDFATNATPEEITTLFPNNIKTGIKHGTIGIIFNKKIFEITTYRIEKEYENNRTPKQVEYTKNLIKDLERRDFTINAIAMDIFNFNIIDCYNGKKDLNKKIIRCIGNSNKRLEEDALRILRAARFSSTLNFKIEKNTLISMKYKKENILIISKERIKNEFHKLLEGKNIQKGIYYLKKVDFFKNFFNLEIKTKLIKKTALLNKEKFYLKAITILTIEKPIKELKEKLILLKFSNKEIKLILFYRSIIDNKNIFNIKKLSDIRYLLSKSTREHYKEIIDIYKALKGKKKKYLFIVKNIKRKKLLKNPLSLKDLKINGKDIQNLEEIENKNIGKILNTLLSHVIENPKLNTKKYLIERIKTLKINIFHSF, encoded by the coding sequence ATGAATCTAGGCAAAAATAATAAAAATATAATTAAAATTGGTAAAATTTTTAAAAAAAACAACTACGAATTTTATTTAGTTGGAGGTGCTTTAAGAGACTTACTACTCAATAAACAACCTTGCGATTTTGATTTTGCAACAAATGCAACTCCTGAAGAAATAACAACATTATTTCCAAATAACATTAAAACAGGAATAAAACATGGCACAATTGGTATTATTTTTAATAAAAAAATCTTTGAAATCACTACATATAGAATAGAAAAAGAATATGAGAACAATAGAACCCCTAAACAAGTAGAATATACCAAAAATTTAATTAAAGATCTTGAAAGAAGAGATTTTACAATCAATGCAATTGCAATGGACATTTTTAATTTCAACATAATAGATTGCTATAATGGGAAAAAAGATCTTAATAAGAAAATAATAAGATGCATAGGAAACTCAAATAAAAGACTTGAAGAAGACGCCCTTAGAATACTAAGAGCAGCAAGATTTTCATCTACACTTAATTTTAAAATTGAAAAAAATACTTTAATTTCAATGAAATATAAAAAAGAAAATATTTTAATAATTTCAAAGGAAAGAATAAAAAATGAATTTCATAAATTGTTAGAGGGTAAAAATATACAAAAAGGAATTTATTATCTTAAAAAAGTTGATTTTTTTAAAAATTTTTTTAATCTAGAAATAAAAACAAAATTAATCAAAAAAACTGCTCTGCTGAACAAAGAAAAATTTTATCTAAAAGCAATCACTATATTGACAATTGAGAAACCCATAAAAGAGCTAAAAGAAAAATTAATTTTACTTAAATTCTCAAATAAAGAAATTAAGTTAATTTTATTTTATAGAAGCATAATCGATAATAAAAATATTTTTAATATCAAAAAATTGAGCGATATTAGATATTTGCTTAGCAAAAGTACAAGAGAACATTATAAAGAAATAATTGATATATACAAGGCACTCAAAGGGAAAAAGAAAAAATATTTATTTATAGTAAAAAACATAAAAAGAAAAAAATTGTTAAAAAATCCTCTCTCTTTAAAAGATTTAAAAATAAATGGAAAAGATATTCAAAATCTAGAAGAAATAGAAAATAAAAATATAGGTAAAATTTTAAATACACTTCTAAGCCATGTAATTGAAAACCCCAAGCTTAATACTAAAAAGTATCTTATTGAAAGAATAAAAACCCTAAAGATTAATATCTTCCATAGCTTTTAA
- the rpsP gene encoding 30S ribosomal protein S16 has translation MSVRIRLKRMGAKKRPYYRIVVMNSASPRDGRAIEELGYYHPVEKQKQIKIKEDRIKDWISKGAILSDTVKMLLNKNNLNAKSQEV, from the coding sequence TTGAGCGTTAGGATAAGATTGAAGAGAATGGGAGCTAAAAAAAGACCTTATTATAGGATTGTAGTTATGAATTCTGCTTCTCCTAGAGATGGTAGAGCAATTGAAGAACTTGGTTATTATCATCCTGTTGAAAAGCAAAAACAAATAAAAATTAAGGAAGATAGAATCAAAGATTGGATAAGCAAGGGAGCAATTTTAAGCGATACAGTGAAAATGCTTTTAAATAAAAACAACTTGAATGCGAAAAGTCAGGAGGTTTAG
- the badR gene encoding host adaptation transcriptional regulator BadR, protein MQGENMVSIRGGNRRKILLSLKNMQYSRTDLARKLTLTNAAVTILTNQMIKENLLIEVGSRVSDIKKHGRKEILLDINKDYAYSMGVIVSSNYFQIGIANLKCEVLISETHSFEPPVSAYEILEKIKDHMIEIIWKHNFSRDKFIGLGFSITGLIKDKESGIVNDSYGAWIEKDVPVKRILEEYFSLTVYLESYVKNLSLAEFMGKNIDNIMFFDYTDTAELSIWSGGNVYPGFNNKSGMVSHMIIDYEGEKNCPTCGNKGCVNMLISNFALQRLISKEFMNGEIPELYEKYEGRLKKVTIYDVFSLYEKYDFINKIMQNTVKYLAIIIINIQRMLDFNYLVLYGQSFKLKAFFDLLKEEIKKRNKENIILKLSSLDTKVSVVGPASSVIFNKFYLTGGDID, encoded by the coding sequence ATGCAAGGCGAAAATATGGTTTCAATTAGGGGTGGAAATAGAAGAAAAATTCTTCTTAGTTTGAAGAATATGCAATATTCAAGAACAGACTTAGCTCGTAAGTTAACCTTAACAAATGCTGCGGTTACTATTTTGACTAATCAAATGATAAAAGAAAATCTTTTGATTGAAGTTGGTTCTAGAGTGTCTGATATTAAAAAACATGGACGAAAAGAAATACTTCTTGATATTAATAAAGATTATGCGTATTCAATGGGAGTTATTGTTTCTAGCAATTATTTTCAAATAGGCATTGCGAATCTTAAATGCGAGGTTTTAATAAGCGAGACTCATTCTTTTGAACCCCCAGTTAGTGCTTATGAGATTTTAGAAAAAATAAAAGATCATATGATAGAAATTATTTGGAAACATAATTTTTCAAGAGACAAGTTTATTGGTTTGGGTTTTAGTATTACAGGGTTAATCAAAGATAAAGAATCAGGAATTGTTAATGACAGTTATGGAGCATGGATTGAAAAAGATGTCCCTGTTAAGAGAATACTTGAGGAATATTTTTCACTTACAGTTTATCTTGAAAGTTATGTTAAAAATTTATCTCTTGCTGAATTTATGGGCAAAAATATAGATAATATTATGTTTTTTGACTACACAGATACTGCTGAACTTTCGATTTGGTCAGGTGGCAATGTTTATCCTGGTTTTAACAATAAGTCAGGTATGGTTAGTCACATGATAATTGATTACGAAGGAGAAAAAAATTGTCCAACTTGTGGTAATAAGGGTTGTGTTAATATGCTAATATCTAACTTTGCTTTGCAGAGATTAATTTCAAAAGAGTTTATGAATGGCGAGATTCCTGAGCTTTATGAAAAGTATGAGGGTAGATTGAAAAAGGTTACAATATATGATGTTTTTTCTCTTTATGAAAAATATGATTTTATAAATAAAATTATGCAAAATACGGTTAAATATTTAGCAATAATTATTATCAATATTCAAAGAATGCTTGATTTTAATTATTTAGTACTCTATGGTCAAAGTTTTAAATTAAAAGCTTTTTTTGATTTGTTAAAAGAAGAGATTAAAAAGCGTAATAAAGAGAATATAATATTAAAGCTTAGTTCATTAGACACTAAAGTTTCTGTTGTTGGACCTGCTTCTAGCGTTATTTTTAATAAATTTTATTTGACAGGAGGAGATATTGATTAA